A window of Coturnix japonica isolate 7356 chromosome 2, Coturnix japonica 2.1, whole genome shotgun sequence contains these coding sequences:
- the LOC107310074 gene encoding uncharacterized protein LOC107310074: MSHQDVLGHSHVPVEEKDAAGNQGQQGARSRQTRFRRRKCKQLHSARPGAEETRVLQVYRFMSRPPSTSVHSTGEEALGLSSIPVPRNSGKTVKTLARIVSPWVRLEPIPCWVKDCTGLACSADHGPTRHLLKADLLAEEDSPRSMVREELFSRGEDYDDLGAASNQTDVVSSDAPRSLAEEFSLVPLNMRRKYSALDFDLLVERCFKRL; the protein is encoded by the exons ATGTCTCATCAAGACGTCTTAGGGCATTCCCATGTCCCTGTGGAGGAGAAAGATGCAGCAGGGAACCAAGGCCAGCAGGGTGCTAGATCACGGCAAACTAGATTTCggagaagaaaatgtaagcAGCTGCATTCAGCACGGCCAGGGGCAGAAGAAACTAGAGTTTTGCAAG TTTACAGATTTATGAGTCGTCCCCCATCTACCAGCGTGCACTCCACTGGTGAAGAAGCTCTGGGGCTGTCTAGTATTCCTGTGCCAAGAAACAGTGGAAAGACTGTGAAAACACTAGCTAGGATTGTCAGCCCTTGGGTGCGTCTTGAACCTATACCATGTTGGGTCAAGGACTGTACTGGGCTGGCCTGCTCAGCAGATCATGGTCCTACAAGACATCTGCTAAAAGCCGATCTCCTAGCTGAAGAAGATAGCCCGAGATCCATGGTAAGAGAGGAACTTTTCTCAAGGGGTGAAGACTATGATGATTTGGGGGCAGCCAGCAACCAGACAGATGTTGTCAGCAGTGATGCTCCCAGAAGCTTGGCAGAAGAATTTTCACTAGTTCCCTTAAATATGCGAAGGAAATACTCTGCTTTGGATTTTGACCTGCTAGtagaaagatgttttaaaaggCTCTGA